From the Calditrichota bacterium genome, the window CGGATTTTCACCGCTTTCCCTGTTAGGCACTTTGAGCACCGATGACATTATTTGCAAAGAACTAAATTTGAATAAATGTAGCTATTTTTAAATAAAGTTGCAAGTATTTTTTTCTGCCTGAAATTGCGTGGATCATTTTTGATATCTTCCAACCCTGAGAATTTTCGCCAGAGCAAATGTGATCAGTACTGCAATGAAAGAACCGAGTGCACCCATTTTGGCGGCATCCTGTACAGGCCCTGCCGGAAAAGCGACAGTAGCGACAAACAGTGCAACTGTGAAACCAATTCCGGCGGCAAAACCGACAACGAGCAACTCTTTTTGCGAGATGCCTTTGGGTAACCCCAATTTCAGACCTTTCGCTGCGATCATCGTACTGAGCCAGATGCCGATTGGCTTTCCCAGTAAAAGTCCGCTGAGAACAAGTACTGTCGGAGCGCCGACGGCGCTGAACAGCACCCCAGCATTAAGAAAGCCGAACAACATCAGCACGAGTTCAACGGGATTTTTCCACCATTTTTCAAAACGAGTGAGTGTGTCAGTTGTGTCTTCCATTTCCTGCCAGTTGAAAAGACCTTTGTCAGAATGGGCATGCGGCATGATAGGAATAATTGGCAGCAGACTCAGCGCCGGATGCAGACCAGCTTTGGCAAAACCAATCCATGAAATGAATCCCGGAACCAAAAGATAAGGCCAAAAACTGGCGATTTTTATGCGATTGAACAAATAGCCAATGCCAAATGCGATCACCGGCAAAGCCATCCAGGCAAACTGCACTTCTTCCTGCGGATAAAAAATTGCCAAAATCATTAGCCCGATGGCGTCATCGACGATGGCTAACAGCAAAAGGAACGGAACGGCAGGATGACCCGGCCCAAAAATGAGTCGTATGATCATGTAGCTGAAGGCGATGTCTGTAGCGCCGGGAATAGCCCAGCCGGTGCTTAATTCATTGTATTGTCCCGACAAATACGCGCCGAATAAATAAATCCCCGCCGGCACCACCATACCGCCGACAGCAGCGAAAATCGGCACGGCAGCGCGTTTCATATCACTTAAAGGCCCTTTAGCCATAGTGGCTTCCCAGACTTCTTTTCCGGCAATCGCAAAAAA encodes:
- a CDS encoding Na+/H+ antiporter NhaA, giving the protein MFLIIGTIAGLVWANLSYESYEHVKHLVFIKKFLFGTLQGDGSHAVDFHYFINDFMMATFFAIAGKEVWEATMAKGPLSDMKRAAVPIFAAVGGMVVPAGIYLFGAYLSGQYNELSTGWAIPGATDIAFSYMIIRLIFGPGHPAVPFLLLLAIVDDAIGLMILAIFYPQEEVQFAWMALPVIAFGIGYLFNRIKIASFWPYLLVPGFISWIGFAKAGLHPALSLLPIIPIMPHAHSDKGLFNWQEMEDTTDTLTRFEKWWKNPVELVLMLFGFLNAGVLFSAVGAPTVLVLSGLLLGKPIGIWLSTMIAAKGLKLGLPKGISQKELLVVGFAAGIGFTVALFVATVAFPAGPVQDAAKMGALGSFIAVLITFALAKILRVGRYQK